A window from Citrus sinensis cultivar Valencia sweet orange chromosome 3, DVS_A1.0, whole genome shotgun sequence encodes these proteins:
- the LOC102610392 gene encoding probable LRR receptor-like serine/threonine-protein kinase At3g47570 yields the protein MASLAMIVQNLTTDQFALLAFKAHVTDPQSVLANNWSISQPICKWVGISCGARHQRVRALNLSNMGLRGTIPPHLGNFSFLMSLDISKNNFHGYLPNELGQLRRLRFISLDYNEFSGSFPSWIGVLSKLQILSLRNNSFTGPIPNSLCNLSRLEKLDSMFNIIDGNIPSRIGNLSSLVNVNLAYNNLQGEIPSEIGNLQNLEILVLGMNNLSGPIQPSIFNISTITLINLFGNQLSGHLDLPPKVSYSLPNLRVFSLGKNKLTGTIPNSITNASKLTGLDLSFNSFSGLIPHTFGNLRFLSVLNLANNYLTTDSPTAEWSFLSSLTNCRNLTTLAVASNPLRGILPPVIGNFSASLQNFYAYDCKLTGNIPQEIGNLRSLIVLSLFINDLNGTIPSTVGRLEQLQGLSLYGNNLEGSIPYDLCHLERLNGIRLNGNKLSGPIPQCLASLISLRELNLGSNKFSSSIPSSFWSLEYLLAVNLSSNSLSGSLPSNIQNLKVLINLDLSRNQLSGDIPITIGSLKDLVTLSLTNNQFEGPIPQTFGSLTGLESLDLSNNNLSGEIPKSLEALLFLKQLNVSHNKLEGEIPANGPFKYFAPQSFSWNHALCGPTTLQVPPCRANKTEGSKKASRNFLKYVLPPLISTGIMVAIVIVFISCRKKIANKIVKEDLLPLAAWRRTSYLDIQRATDGFNECNLLGRGSFGSVYKGTFSDGTSFAIKVFNLQLDRAFRSFDSECEVLRNVRHRNLIKIFSSCCNNDFRALVLELMPNGSLEKWLYSDNYFLDLLERLNIMIGVALALEYLHHGHSTPVVHCDLKPSNILLDEDMVAHVSDFGLSKLFDEGDDSVTQTMTIATIGYMAPEYGTEGIVSSKCDVYSYGVLLTETFTRKKPTDDMFTGEMSLKKWVKESLPHGLMEVVDTNLLRQEQTSSAEMDCLLSVLHLALDCCMESPDQRIYMTDAAVKLKKIKVRYTTN from the exons ATGGCTAGCTTAGCTATGATCGTACAAAACTTAACAACAGATCAATTTGCTCTTCTTGCATTCAAAGCCCATGTCACCGATCCTCAAAGTGTCTTGGCAAATAATTGGTCCATTTCTCAACCAATATGCAAATGGGTTGGTATTTCTTGTGGTGCACGCCATCAAAGAGTTAGAGCCTTGAATCTTTCAAATATGGGTCTCAGAGGCACCATTCCACCACACTTGGGAAATTTCTCATTCCTAATGTCTCTTGATATTAGTAAGAACAATTTTCATGGCTATCTGCCTAATGAACTGGGGCAATTACGCCGACTCAGATTCATTAGTTTAGATTATAATGAATTTAGTGGCAGCTTTCCATCATGGATTGGTGTCTTATCCAAACTTCAAATATTGAGTCTCCGTAATAACAGTTTCACAGGTCCCATCCCCAATTCTCTTTGCAACTTATCGAGGCTGGAGAAGTTGGACTCCATGTTCAATATTATTGACGGAAATATTCCTTCAAGGATAGGGAATTTGAGTAGCCTTGTGAATGTGAATCTCGCTTATAATAACCTCCAAG GTGAAATTCCAAGCGAGATTGGCAATCTACAAAATTTGGAGATACTTGTTCTTGGTATGAATAACTTAAGTGGTCCTATCCAACCCTCGATCTTCAATATTTCAACCATAACACTCATTAATCTATTTGGCAATCAACTCTCAGGCCATCTAGATCTACCACCAAAGGTTAGCTACTCGCTTCCAAACTTAAGAGTGTTTAGTTTGGGGAAGAATAAACTTACTGGGACAATTCCCAACTCCATTACAAATGCTTCTAAACTCACTGGCCTGGATTTGAGCTTCAACTCTTTCTCTGGCCTTATTCCACACACTTTTGGCAACTTGAGATTCCTTAGCGTGTTAAACCTAGCAAATAATTACTTGACGACCGATTCACCCACTGCGGAGTGGagttttctctcttctttgaCTAATTGCAGAAATCTAACAACTTTAGCCGTAGCTTCTAATCCGTTACGTGGAATCCTTCCACCAGTAATTGGAAATTTCTCTGCTTCTCTTCAAAACTTTTATGCATACGATTGTAAACTCACGGGCAATATTCCTCAAGAAATCGGTAATTTGCGCAGCTTGATAGTTTTAAGCCTCTTCATCAATGACTTGAATGGAACTATTCCATCAACGGTAGGAAGATTAGAGCAGTTACAAGGGTTATCTCTTTATGGTAATAATTTGGAAGGATCCATTCCCTATGATCTTTGCCACTTGGAGAGGTTGAATGGAATAAGGTTAAATGGAAATAAGCTCTCTGGGCCTATACCACAATGTTTGGCAAGTTTGATATCTCTAAGGGAACTGAACTTAGGCTCCAACAAGTTCAGTTCTAGTATACCATCATCTTTTTGGAGTCTTGAGTATCTCTTGGCAGTAAACTTGTCTTCAAATTCATTAAGTGGTTCTCTCCCTTCAAATATACAAAACTTGAAGGTCttgataaatttagatttatcaAGGAATCAGTTATCTGGTGATATTCCAATAACAATTGGTAGCCTCAAAGATCTAGTCACTTTGTCCTTGACTAATAATCAATTTGAAGGTCCTATTCCTCAAACATTTGGTAGTTTGACAGGTTTGGAGTCTTTGGATCTCTCAAATAACAATCTCTCTGGAGAAATTCCAAAGTCATTGGAGGCACTTTTATTTCTCAAACAACTTAATGTGTCTCACAATAAGTTAGAAGGGGAAATTCCTGCTAATGGGCCTTTCAAATACTTTGCTCCTCAATCATTTTCATGGAATCATGCACTTTGTGGTCCAACAACACTCCAAGTCCCACCTTGCAGGGCAAATAAAACAGAAGGATCTAAGAAAGCTAGTCGAAATTTCTTGAAATATGTTTTGCCCCCATTAATATCCACCGGAATAATGGTGGCAATCGTCATTGTCTTCATAAGCTGCCGAAAGAAGATTGCAAACAAGATAGTTAAGGAAGATTTGTTACCTCTCGCAGCATGGAGAAGAACATCGTATCTGGATATTCAACGGGCAACAGATGGATTTAATGAATGCAATTTGCTTGGTAGAGGTAGTTTTGGATCAGTGTATAAAGGGACATTTTCTGATGGGACTAGTTTTGCCATAAAGGTTTTCAATCTACAGCTGGACCGAGCATTTAGGAGTTTTGATTCGGAATGTGAAGTATTAAGGAATGTTCGACATCGAAATCTCATAAAAATCTTTAGTAGCTGCTGTAATAATGATTTTAGAGCCTTGGTGTTGGAGCTCATGCCCAATGGTAGTCTTGAGAAGTGGCTGTACTCAGACAACTATTTTCTAGATCTCTTAGAGAGGTTGAATATAATGATAGGTGTAGCCCTGGCACTTGAATATCTCCATCACGGTCATTCGACCCCTGTTGTTCACTGTGATTTGAAGCCCAGCAACATTCTCTTAGATGAAGATATGGTGGCACATGTGAGCGACTTTGGTCTTTCTAAACTCTTTGATGAAGGAGATGATTCTGTGACACAAACAATGACAATTGCCACAATTGGTTACATGGCACCAG AATACGGAACAGAGGGAATTGTTTCTTCCAAATGCGATGTCTATAGCTATGGTGTTTTATTGACGGAAACTTTCACAAGAAAGAAGCCCACAGATGATATGTTTACGGGAGAAATGAGTTTAAAGAAATGGGTAAAGGAGTCATTACCTCATGGATTGATGGAAGTTGTTGATACAAATTTGCTGCGACAAGAGCAAACATCTTCTGCCGAAATGGATTGTTTATTAAGCGTCTTGCATTTGGCATTGGATTGTTGCATGGAGTCACCAGACCAGAGAATATATATGACAGATGCCGCTGTAAAGCTCAAGAAGATTAAAGTGAGGTACACAaccaattaa